A section of the Primulina eburnea isolate SZY01 chromosome 1, ASM2296580v1, whole genome shotgun sequence genome encodes:
- the LOC140803127 gene encoding uncharacterized protein codes for ISWENQVNLQEIPTTGKGNSLQQPKAPPDPRPDPYYIRTIVYLVDTAYGCDRELGAAAEVVSDCVTQCFQYTLKEAKAGDIAMQVLVGRMYYSGYGVPRDAQKGRTRIGRASRIQCGKLAISIQVVIMRVTRILMIPRKMSKKIGVSKEGE; via the exons atttcatggGAAAATCAAGTCAATCTGCAAGAGATTCCAACGACTGGCAAAGGTAACAGCCTCCAACAACCAAAGGCGCCGCCGGACCCAAGACCCGACCCATATTATATCCGGACAATAGTGTACCTCGTCGATACGGCATATGGATGTGACCGAGAACTCGGAGCAGCGGCGGAGGTTGTTAGCGACTGCGTTACCCAGTGCTTTCAATATACTCTCAAAGAAGCCAAGGCAGGTGATATTGCCATGCAGGTGCTCGTGGGACGAATGTATTACAGCGGGTACGGGGTTCCCAGGGATGCCCAGAAG GGAAGAACGCGGATAGGCAGGGCATCCCGAATTCAGTGTGGAAAGTTGGCAATAAGCATCCAG GTTGTTATAATGCGAGTGACTCGGATTCTGATGATACCAAGGAAGATGTCAA AGAAAATAGGTGTTAGTAAAGAGGGTGAATGA
- the LOC140825061 gene encoding staphylococcal-like nuclease CAN2, translating into MGNVLRLLYGQCCKPAADSDAAGYHGVTIATVGVSALAQDLYSFEITSQVPRGLSTHVVSSKKAQANWYRKLSVAWRETKPPPKTPEEASRLVILTLKGHQKADVEGLLTFYGLPLPHILVELISVTPPSRPQGLKFELYTLPVDAKAVADGDTITAYVSTTDQRESAIVPREVQVAAVQRSKARAQKNYDKADELHKKIIDLGYRVLQVQNQEVLARKYRIRLRGIDAPESKMDYGQRAKEVLTNIVQGKCLRVLVFDEDRYSRFVADVYCNGVFVQESMLKKGLAWHYKAYDQRPELDKWEREARAKRVGLWASSNPQMPWEWRKNKREGR; encoded by the exons ATGGGCAACGTTCTAAGACTTTTGTACGGCCAATGCTGCAAGCCTGCGGCGGATTCCGACGCGGCTGGATACCATGGCGTCACCATCGCCACTGTTGGAGTTTCGGCACTGGCCCAGGATTTGTATAGCTTTGAAATCACTTCCCAG GTTCCTCGAGGACTCAGTACGCATGTTGTCTCCTCTAAGAAAGCTCAGGCCAACTG GTATAGGAAACTTTCCGTGGCATGGAGAGAAACAAAACCTCCCCCTAAAACACCAGAAGAAGCTTCAAGGCTTGTGATTCTGACCTTGAAAGGACATCAGAAAGCTGACGTTGAG GGATTGTTGACTTTTTATGGCCTTCCTTTACCTCATATTTTGGTTGAGCTCATCAGTGTCACTCCTCCATCACGACCACAAGGACTCAAATTCGAATTGTACACTCTTCCA GTTGATGCAAAGGCTGTGGCAGATGGAGATACAATTACTGCATATGTGAGCACTACAGATCAGAGAGAATCTGCAATTGTACCTAGAGAAGTGCAAGTTGCAGCTGTTCAAAGATCCAAGGCACGGGCACAGAAGAATTATGATAAGGCTGATGAACTTCATAAGAAAATTATTGATCTAGGATATAG GGTCTTACAGGTGCAAAATCAGGAGGTTCTTGCACGAAAATATCGAATAAGACTAAG GGGAATTGATGCTCCAGAGAGTAAAATGGATTATGGACAAAGGGCGAAGGAAGTACTGACTAATATTGTTCAAGGCAAGTGTTTAAGAGTTTTGGTGTTCGATGAGGATCGTTACAGTCGCTTTGTAGCAGATGTTTATTGTAACGGCGTATTCGTGCAG GAATCAATGCTTAAGAAGGGACTAGCATGGCATTATAAAGCATATGATCAACGGCCCGAATTGGATAAG TGGGAGAGAGAGGCTCGAGCCAAACGTGTTGGATTATGGGCTTCATCCAACCCTCAAATGCCATGGGAATGGAGGAAGAACAAGCGTGAAGGTAGATAA